The following proteins come from a genomic window of Sorghum bicolor cultivar BTx623 chromosome 3, Sorghum_bicolor_NCBIv3, whole genome shotgun sequence:
- the LOC8062157 gene encoding protein farnesyltransferase subunit beta isoform X2 produces the protein MPQHKARNRNRRPLQHSRAQPSGGAAPPTPPQAAASMDPSQQSAPPTGDDPAAADPELPRLTVTQVEQMKVEARVGDIYRALSGAAPNTKSIMLELWRDQHIEYLTRGLRHLGPAFHVLDANRPWLCYWMVHPLALLDEALDDNLEDDIIDFLARCQDKDGGYSGGPGQLPHLATTYAAVNTLVTIGSERALSSINRGNLYKFMLRMKDVSGAFRMHDGGEIDVRASYTAISVASLVNILDVELAKGVGDYIASCQTYEGGIAGEPYAEAHGGYTFCGLAALILLNEAEKVDLPSLIGWVAFRQGVECGFQGRTNKLVDGCYSFWQGAAIALTQKLLTIVDKQLKSSYSCKRPSGGDACSTSSYGCTAKNFSSDYAKVGFDFIQQSNQIGPLFHNIALQQYILLCSQVLEGGFRDKPGKNRDHYHSCYCLSGLSVCQYSALTDADSCPLPQHVLGPYSNLLEPIHPLYNVVLDKYHTAYDFFSKE, from the exons ATGCCGCAGCACAAAGCTCGCAACCGAAACCGCAGGCCGCTGCAGCACTCGAGAGCGCAGCCAAGCGGCGGCGCCGCGCCTCCGACTCCGCCCCAGGCCGCTGCGTCCATGGACCCCTCCCAGCAGTCGGCACCTCCCACCGGGGACgacccggcggcggcggatccCGAGCTCCCGAGGCTCACGGTGACGCAGGTGGAGCAGATGAAGGTGGAGGCCAGGGTTGGCGACATCTACCGCGCCCTCTCCGGGGCCGCGCCCAACACGAAATCCATCAT GCTAGAACTGTGGCGTGATCAACATATCGAGTATCTGACGCGTGGGTTGAGGCATCTCGGGCCAGCCTTTCATGTTCTAGATGCCAA TCGCCCTTGGCTGTGCTACTGGATGGTTCATCCACTTGCTTTGCTGGATGAAGCACTTGATGATAACCTTGAGGATGATATCATAGACTTCTTGGCTCGATGTCAGGATAAAGATGGTGGATATAGTGGTGGACCTGGACAG TTGCCTCACCTAGCTACGACTTATGCTGCCGTCAATACACTTGTGACAATAGGGAGTGAAAGAGCACTGTCATCAATCAATAG GGGCAACCTGTACAAGTTTATGCTTCGGATGAAAGATGTATCAGGTGCTTTCAG AATGCATGATGGTGGTGAAATTGATGTCCGTGCTTCCTACACTGCTATATCG GTTGCCAGCCTTGTGAATATTCTTGATGTTGAACTGGCAAAAGGCGTTGGCGACTACATAGCAAG TTGCCAAACTTATGAAGGCGGTATTGCTGGGGAGCCTTATGCCGAAGCACATGGTGG GTATACATTCTGTGGATTGGCTGCTTTGATCCTGCTTAATGAGGCAGAGAAAGTTGACTTGCCTAGCTTGATT GGTTGGGTGGCTTTTCGTCAAGGAGTGGAATGCGGATTTCAAGGACGAACTAATAAATTGGTTGACGGTTGTTACTCCTTTTGGCAG GGAGCTGCCATTGCTTTAACACAAAAGTTACTTACGATTGTTGATAAGCAATTGAAGTCCTCGTATTCCTGCAAAAGGCCATCAGGAGGGGATGCCTGCAGCACCAGTTCATATGGGTGCACTGCCAAAAACTTTTCCTCTG ATTATGCAAAGGTTGGATTTGATTTTATACAACAGAGCAACCAAATTGGCCCGCTCTTCCATAACATTGCCCTGCAACAATACATCCTACTTTGTTCTCAG GTACTAGAGGGAGGCTTCAGGGATAAGCCTGGAAAGAACAGAGATCACTATCATTCATGCTACTGCCTCAGTGGTCTCTCAGTTTGCCAGTACAGTGCCCTGACTGATGCGGATTCGTGCCCATTACCTCAGCATGTGCTTGGACCCTACTCTAATTTGCTGGAGCCAATCCATCCACTCTACAATGTTGTCCTGGATAAATACCATACAGCCTATGACTTCTTTTCAAAagagtga
- the LOC8062157 gene encoding protein farnesyltransferase subunit beta isoform X1, with protein MPQHKARNRNRRPLQHSRAQPSGGAAPPTPPQAAASMDPSQQSAPPTGDDPAAADPELPRLTVTQVEQMKVEARVGDIYRALSGAAPNTKSIMLELWRDQHIEYLTRGLRHLGPAFHVLDANRPWLCYWMVHPLALLDEALDDNLEDDIIDFLARCQDKDGGYSGGPGQLPHLATTYAAVNTLVTIGSERALSSINRGNLYKFMLRMKDVSGAFRMHDGGEIDVRASYTAISVASLVNILDVELAKGVGDYIASCQTYEGGIAGEPYAEAHGGYTFCGLAALILLNEAEKVDLPSLIGWVAFRQGVECGFQGRTNKLVDGCYSFWQGAAIALTQKLLTIVDKQLKSSYSCKRPSGGDACSTSSYGCTAKNFSSAVDYAKVGFDFIQQSNQIGPLFHNIALQQYILLCSQVLEGGFRDKPGKNRDHYHSCYCLSGLSVCQYSALTDADSCPLPQHVLGPYSNLLEPIHPLYNVVLDKYHTAYDFFSKE; from the exons ATGCCGCAGCACAAAGCTCGCAACCGAAACCGCAGGCCGCTGCAGCACTCGAGAGCGCAGCCAAGCGGCGGCGCCGCGCCTCCGACTCCGCCCCAGGCCGCTGCGTCCATGGACCCCTCCCAGCAGTCGGCACCTCCCACCGGGGACgacccggcggcggcggatccCGAGCTCCCGAGGCTCACGGTGACGCAGGTGGAGCAGATGAAGGTGGAGGCCAGGGTTGGCGACATCTACCGCGCCCTCTCCGGGGCCGCGCCCAACACGAAATCCATCAT GCTAGAACTGTGGCGTGATCAACATATCGAGTATCTGACGCGTGGGTTGAGGCATCTCGGGCCAGCCTTTCATGTTCTAGATGCCAA TCGCCCTTGGCTGTGCTACTGGATGGTTCATCCACTTGCTTTGCTGGATGAAGCACTTGATGATAACCTTGAGGATGATATCATAGACTTCTTGGCTCGATGTCAGGATAAAGATGGTGGATATAGTGGTGGACCTGGACAG TTGCCTCACCTAGCTACGACTTATGCTGCCGTCAATACACTTGTGACAATAGGGAGTGAAAGAGCACTGTCATCAATCAATAG GGGCAACCTGTACAAGTTTATGCTTCGGATGAAAGATGTATCAGGTGCTTTCAG AATGCATGATGGTGGTGAAATTGATGTCCGTGCTTCCTACACTGCTATATCG GTTGCCAGCCTTGTGAATATTCTTGATGTTGAACTGGCAAAAGGCGTTGGCGACTACATAGCAAG TTGCCAAACTTATGAAGGCGGTATTGCTGGGGAGCCTTATGCCGAAGCACATGGTGG GTATACATTCTGTGGATTGGCTGCTTTGATCCTGCTTAATGAGGCAGAGAAAGTTGACTTGCCTAGCTTGATT GGTTGGGTGGCTTTTCGTCAAGGAGTGGAATGCGGATTTCAAGGACGAACTAATAAATTGGTTGACGGTTGTTACTCCTTTTGGCAG GGAGCTGCCATTGCTTTAACACAAAAGTTACTTACGATTGTTGATAAGCAATTGAAGTCCTCGTATTCCTGCAAAAGGCCATCAGGAGGGGATGCCTGCAGCACCAGTTCATATGGGTGCACTGCCAAAAACTTTTCCTCTG CTGTAGATTATGCAAAGGTTGGATTTGATTTTATACAACAGAGCAACCAAATTGGCCCGCTCTTCCATAACATTGCCCTGCAACAATACATCCTACTTTGTTCTCAG GTACTAGAGGGAGGCTTCAGGGATAAGCCTGGAAAGAACAGAGATCACTATCATTCATGCTACTGCCTCAGTGGTCTCTCAGTTTGCCAGTACAGTGCCCTGACTGATGCGGATTCGTGCCCATTACCTCAGCATGTGCTTGGACCCTACTCTAATTTGCTGGAGCCAATCCATCCACTCTACAATGTTGTCCTGGATAAATACCATACAGCCTATGACTTCTTTTCAAAagagtga
- the LOC8075546 gene encoding pentatricopeptide repeat-containing protein At4g32450, mitochondrial, translated as MAAMVGARRALLAARFSPRGAIAASAKPAPLYRRVDSPPRLPAESVCLQSWVPHRAAGSFASERTDEDYQREWGQNKAGSYADSRSNGSSLHIQRDVPSAGSTTGIHTNRAVDGGGSSEQHYRSGGSYGFRNSHQPYTGARANNETSGYNASQPYRGGGAYSQQGLDGYFPNDRQQYNGTEANSTYSSGYNTQSNQKVYEREGVNYGQYGYGPSGQACPNPIGNNHHIQKQQYVDHRSGESYPDRSRNHPSQYVNPTHFHKEHVAGFQQGNNSNFGYNASQSYQSPHFNRQADMHSTPQGYSMYLNTDVQRPSHGVHQEKHSHAQSAGSFGNHLNNAPHEDGKYHQSLQGNFSNVGLPYEVPKAVGKHKGTVEELEKFCEDGNVKEALEVLAMLKENRIVLHPPQYFRLMQACGDAAALSEARLIHSQISESSTVVDTDFQNEILKMYAKCGSMEDAKKLFSSMDHHNLTSWSTMISGFVHNTLGEEAIDFFDRFKQTGDKPDLGMFRHVFLACGILGSVNEGMLHFESMQKDFGIHPTMEHYASIISMLGQSGYIAEAYEFVEQMPVEPSIEVWENLMNMCRLNGFLELGDRCAQIIERLDSSRLNEQSKMGLFPVDASDLAKEKERKKASVAEARSKVHEYRAGDRSHPDTPKIYEELRYLLAHMKEAGYIADTRFVLHDVDQETKEDALLAHSERLAISYGLITSAPRSPIRVIKNLRSCGDCHTAFKIISKLVGRQIIARDAKRFHHFENGVCSCKDYW; from the exons ATGGCTGCCATGGTTGGAGCGCGCAGGGCGCTCTTAGCCGCCCGGTTCTCCCCTCGCGGCGCCATAGCGGCGTCGGCCAAGCCTGCGCCCCTCTACCGGCGCGTGGATTCGCCGCCCAG ACTTCCAGCTGAAAGTGTTTGTCTCCAGTCTTGGGTTCCACATCGAGCGGCTGGCAGCTTTGCATCTGAAAGGACTGATGAAGACTATCAGCGTGAGTGGGGACAAAACAAAGCAGGTAGCTATGCTGACTCCCGTTCAAACGGCTCTAGCCTCCATATTCAGAGAGATGTCCCTTCAGCTGGTTCCACAACAGGTATTCACACAAATAGGGCTGTGGATGGTGGTGGCAGTTCTGAGCAACATTACAGAAGTGGTGGATCATATGGCTTCCGAAACAGTCATCAGCCGTATACTGGTGCAAGAGCGAATAATGAGACATCTGGATATAATGCATCACAACCTTACAGAGGTGGTGGTGCATACAGCCAGCAAGGCCTTGATGGGTACTTTCCAAATGATCGCCAACAGTATAATGGCACAGAAGCTAATAGTACATATAGCTCTGGATACAACACCCAAAGTAACCAGAAGGTTTATGAAAGAGAGGGAGTTAATTATGGGCAGTACGGATATGGTCCTTCAGGACAAGCATGTCCAAACCCGATTGGAAATAACCATCACATTCAGAAACAGCAATATGTTGATCATAGATCTGGGGAAAGTTATCCGGATAGATCGCGGAATCATCCCTCTCAGTATGTAAATCCAACTCATTTCCATAAGGAGCATGTTGCAGGGTTTCAGCAAGGCAACAATAGTAATTTTGGATATAATGCTTCGCAGTCGTATCAAAGCCCTCATTTCAATAGGCAAGCTGATATGCATAGTACTCCTCAAGGATATTCCATGTACCTAAATACAGATGTGCAACGCCCCTCTCATGGAGTTCATCAAGAAAAACATTCACATGCGCAATCTGCTGGATCATTTGGGAACCACTTAAACAATGCACCTCATGAAGATGGCAAATATCACCAGTCACTGCAGGGCAACTTTTCAAATGTTGGATTGCCTTATGAAGTACCTAAAGCCGTCGGCAAACACAAAGGTACTGTTGAAGAACTGGAGAAGTTTTGTGAAGATGGCAATGTAAAAGAAGCTTTGGAAGTTCTGGCTATGCTAAAGGAAAACAGAATTGTGCTACATCCTCCTCAGTACTTCAGATTGATGCAAGCATGTGGTGATGCAGCTGCACTCTCAGAAGCAAGATTAATACATAGTCAAATATCTGAATCATCAACTGTTGTTGACACAGATTTTCAAAACGAAATTCTAAAGATGTATGCTAAGTGTGGTTCAATGGAAGATGCAAAGAAGCTTTTCAGTTCTATGGATCATCATAATTTGACTTCTTGGAGCACTATGATCTCAGGTTTTGTGCATAATACTCTTGGTGAAGAAGCAATAGATTTTTTCGATCGGTTTAAGCAGACAGGGGATAAGCCAGATCTTGGTATGTTCAGACATGTTTTcctggcctgtggaattttgggATCTGTTAATGAAGGAATGTTGCATTTTGAATCCATGCAGAAAGATTTTGGCATACATCCCACTATGGAACATTATGCAAGCATTATTAGTATGCTTGGACAGTCTGGCTACATTGCCGAAGCCTATGAATTTGTGGAACAGATGCCTGTGGAACCAAGCATTGAGGTATGggaaaatttgatgaacatgtGTCGACTTAATGGCTTTTTAGAGCTTGGAGATCGTTGCGCTCAAATCATAGAGCGCTTGGATTCTTCTAGGCTGAATGAACAGTCTAAAATGGGTCTTTTCCCTGTCGATGCTTCAGACCTtgcaaaggaaaaggaaagaaaaaaggcAAGTGTTGCTGAAGCTCGGAGCAAGGTCCATGAATACAGAGCTGGAGACCGATCCCACCCTGACACTCCTAAGATCTATGAAGAGCTGAGGTACTTGTTGGCTCACATGAAGGAAGCTGGGTATATTGCTGACACTCGATTTGTTCTTCACGATGTTGATCAAGAAACCAAAGAGGATGCTTTACTGGCTCACAGTGAGAGGCTGGCTATCAGTTATGGTCTTATAACAAGTGCTCCCCGCTCACCTATTCGAGTTATAAAGAATCTCCGGTCCTGTGGAGACTGTCACACGGCTTTCAAGATAATCTCGAAACTTGTCGGCCGTCAGATCATTGCAAGGGATGCAAAGAGGTTCCACCACTTTGAAAATGGTGTGTGCTCTTGCAAAGACTACTGGTAA